A genomic segment from Thermostichus lividus PCC 6715 encodes:
- a CDS encoding RNA-guided endonuclease InsQ/TnpB family protein: MPQQILTIVCQLNPTAEQIVKLDQVLQGFAEACRYINSTICPSITNKNRIQKEVYRAVRQQFGLTANLAVRACARVAANRKVGKVKGFRATSVDYDARLFDYRAKEQCVSLSTLNGRERIPLVVGNYQIEKLKGKKPTSATLCKRKDGKFYIHIQVKEEVPEPQTGHGVLGVDFGRTDIAHTSEGDNWHGQQLTKVRDHYSKLRAVLQQKASKGTRSSRRRCRELVKRLSGRERRFQAWVNHCISKTIVARAKATGSVIALEDLTGIRERTNQVPRSKTERRRANSWAFYQLRSFISYKALKAGVGIVLVNPRYSSQTCHRCLHIYPDPKQSYRTGKQFKCGHCGWTGDADFNGASVIALLGAVVNQPRGSGLSCSLAEHNRLRATESP, encoded by the coding sequence ATACTGACCATTGTCTGTCAACTAAATCCCACTGCAGAGCAAATTGTCAAGCTAGACCAAGTTCTGCAGGGCTTCGCTGAGGCTTGCAGATACATCAACAGTACCATTTGCCCCAGCATTACTAACAAGAACCGTATTCAGAAAGAAGTTTACAGAGCAGTACGACAGCAATTCGGCTTAACCGCTAACTTGGCTGTCAGGGCTTGTGCCAGAGTTGCCGCTAACCGCAAGGTGGGAAAGGTTAAGGGATTCAGGGCTACTTCTGTGGATTATGATGCTCGCCTGTTTGACTACAGAGCGAAAGAACAATGCGTTAGCCTCTCCACCCTAAACGGACGGGAACGCATTCCCTTAGTGGTGGGTAACTACCAGATAGAAAAACTCAAGGGCAAGAAGCCTACTTCTGCCACTCTCTGCAAACGCAAAGATGGTAAGTTTTATATCCACATCCAAGTAAAGGAAGAAGTGCCAGAACCTCAGACTGGACATGGGGTTTTGGGCGTTGACTTCGGTAGGACAGACATTGCACATACATCGGAAGGAGACAACTGGCATGGACAGCAGTTAACTAAGGTACGAGACCACTACTCCAAACTGAGGGCGGTACTCCAGCAGAAAGCCAGTAAAGGCACACGCAGTTCTAGGCGTAGATGTCGGGAACTGGTGAAACGGCTATCTGGCAGGGAGAGACGCTTTCAGGCATGGGTAAACCACTGCATTTCTAAGACCATTGTGGCAAGGGCAAAAGCAACGGGCAGTGTTATTGCTTTGGAAGACCTGACAGGGATACGGGAGCGCACTAATCAAGTACCTCGTTCTAAAACAGAGCGTAGGCGTGCCAACAGTTGGGCGTTTTACCAACTGCGTAGCTTCATTAGCTACAAGGCACTCAAAGCAGGTGTGGGAATAGTGCTAGTTAATCCTCGCTACAGTAGTCAAACTTGCCACAGATGCCTGCATATTTACCCCGACCCAAAGCAGTCCTATCGCACTGGGAAGCAGTTTAAGTGCGGGCATTGTGGCTGGACAGGAGACGCAGATTTCAATGGTGCTAGCGTAATTGCGCTTTTGGGGGCTGTTGTAAACCAGCCTAGAGGTTCGGGCTTGTCTTGTTCTCTTGCAGAACATAACAGGCTCAGGGCTACTGAAAGCCCCTGA
- a CDS encoding DUF29 domain-containing protein, with protein sequence MEPQVKAKPTSLYDEDYQRWLDQTVAQLKARNFSDLDLENLIEEIESLGRSEKHAISSYLMCLCEHLLKIKYWESEREMCLRGWKREVINFRLQIQEELEVSPSLKSFLQDVFRKQYKNGRKLFLNASELNAYLIPEEPVFSLEQALDEDWLPWPPESSSRS encoded by the coding sequence ATGGAACCTCAAGTTAAGGCTAAACCCACGTCACTATACGATGAAGATTACCAACGTTGGTTAGATCAAACGGTTGCTCAATTGAAAGCGCGCAACTTTAGTGATCTTGACTTGGAAAATTTAATTGAGGAGATTGAGAGCTTGGGCAGAAGTGAGAAACATGCAATTTCAAGCTATCTCATGTGCTTATGTGAGCATCTCCTCAAAATTAAGTATTGGGAATCTGAACGAGAGATGTGCTTGCGAGGTTGGAAACGTGAGGTCATCAACTTCAGATTGCAAATTCAGGAGGAGTTGGAAGTCAGTCCTAGCTTGAAGTCGTTTTTACAGGATGTTTTCCGTAAACAATATAAAAATGGTAGAAAGCTTTTTCTCAATGCAAGTGAGTTGAATGCCTACTTGATTCCTGAAGAGCCGGTATTTTCATTGGAGCAAGCCCTAGATGAAGACTGGCTCCCTTGGCCGCCAGAATCGTCTTCTCGTTCGTAG
- a CDS encoding DUF29 domain-containing protein: MEPQVKTKLTSLYDEDYQRWLDETVAQLKAQDFSSLDLENLIEEIESLGRSDKRAISSYLMRLCEHFLKLRYWKSEREMCFRGWDLEITNFRLQIQAILEDSPSLKNYLNDQFLSAYGNARKLFLKASQLESQEVPDEPEFSLEQALDEDWLPWSPESSSHS; this comes from the coding sequence ATGGAACCTCAAGTTAAAACTAAACTCACGTCACTATACGATGAAGATTATCAACGTTGGTTGGATGAAACGGTTGCTCAATTGAAAGCACAGGATTTTAGCAGTCTTGATCTGGAAAATTTAATTGAGGAGATTGAGAGCTTGGGGAGAAGTGATAAACGAGCCATTTCCAGCTACCTGATGCGATTATGTGAGCATTTTCTAAAGCTCCGGTATTGGAAATCCGAGCGAGAGATGTGTTTTAGAGGGTGGGATCTAGAGATTACTAATTTTCGTTTGCAGATTCAAGCCATTCTCGAAGATAGTCCCAGCCTCAAAAATTACCTCAATGACCAGTTTTTATCTGCCTATGGCAATGCTAGAAAGCTTTTTCTGAAAGCAAGCCAACTGGAGTCCCAAGAAGTTCCTGATGAGCCAGAATTTTCGTTGGAGCAAGCCCTAGATGAAGACTGGCTCCCTTGGTCACCAGAATCGTCTTCTCATTCGTAG
- a CDS encoding ABC1 kinase family protein, which translates to MTPLVPAAPSAGHRRYDPEAIARYFLFRPWQVIGRFCNIFVSFFTFWLLLQWDKLIGQQEVNIPLRAMQLRKLLIRLGPTFIKIGQALSTRPDLVCPDYLEQLTLLQDKLPPFPTEIAIAIIERDLRLNLGDIFAEFSPQPVAAASLGQVYRAKLHTGEEVAVKVQRPNLLPVITRDLFLIRLLVQWVKPLLPINLCHDLRDIVDEFGRKLFEEIDYLNEGRNAEKFAANFRDDPTVKVPQIYWEFTSQHVLTLEWIHGIKLTRTDCMVAAGVDPDNLIRVGVISGLRQLLEFGFFHADPHPGNLFAMADGRMAYIDFGMMDQLEDTTKESLVDAVVHLVNKDYPQLAADFVKLGFLTPDTDITPIIPALESVFEEVIGSSVQEFNFKVITDRFSELMYAYPFRVPAKFALIIRSLVTQEGIALCLNPEFRIVDVSYPYVARRLLQGESPQLRRRLLDVLFKDGRLQWQRLENLITIARQDGHFNLAPTATLGLQYLFSDEGQYLRRQIVLALTEDDRLHTEEVQRLWNLVKSDLRPLFFIDVAWEALKASVSQALPKEEESLVVAR; encoded by the coding sequence GTGACTCCCCTCGTTCCCGCTGCTCCATCTGCTGGTCATCGTCGCTACGATCCCGAGGCTATTGCCCGCTACTTCCTGTTTCGACCATGGCAGGTGATAGGGCGGTTCTGTAATATTTTTGTATCCTTCTTTACATTTTGGCTGCTGTTGCAATGGGATAAATTGATCGGCCAACAGGAGGTTAACATCCCACTGCGAGCCATGCAGCTACGCAAGCTCTTAATTCGTTTGGGGCCAACATTTATTAAAATAGGCCAAGCCCTGTCCACCCGTCCCGATCTGGTGTGTCCCGATTATCTTGAGCAGCTCACCTTACTGCAAGATAAGCTGCCTCCTTTCCCCACCGAAATTGCGATCGCCATTATTGAACGAGATTTGCGATTGAACTTAGGGGATATCTTTGCAGAATTTTCACCCCAGCCAGTGGCGGCTGCCAGCCTTGGTCAGGTGTATCGTGCCAAACTGCACACCGGCGAAGAGGTGGCAGTGAAGGTACAGCGACCCAACTTGTTGCCGGTAATTACCCGCGACTTGTTTTTAATTCGGCTGTTAGTGCAGTGGGTGAAGCCCTTGCTGCCCATTAACCTTTGCCATGATCTGCGCGATATTGTCGATGAGTTTGGCCGGAAGCTCTTTGAGGAAATCGACTACTTAAATGAGGGGCGCAATGCTGAAAAATTTGCCGCCAACTTCCGGGATGACCCAACGGTAAAAGTGCCGCAAATTTATTGGGAGTTCACCAGCCAGCACGTCCTAACGCTGGAGTGGATCCACGGAATTAAGCTCACCCGTACCGATTGTATGGTGGCGGCGGGGGTTGATCCAGACAATCTCATTCGTGTCGGTGTGATTTCTGGTCTGCGCCAATTACTGGAATTTGGCTTCTTCCACGCGGATCCCCACCCCGGCAACCTGTTTGCCATGGCGGATGGCCGTATGGCCTACATTGACTTTGGCATGATGGATCAGTTAGAAGACACCACCAAAGAATCCTTGGTAGATGCGGTGGTTCACCTTGTTAATAAGGACTACCCACAATTAGCGGCAGACTTTGTCAAGCTAGGCTTCCTGACCCCAGATACCGACATTACGCCCATCATCCCTGCCCTTGAGTCGGTGTTTGAGGAAGTGATTGGCTCGAGTGTCCAAGAATTTAACTTTAAGGTTATTACCGATCGCTTTTCAGAGTTGATGTATGCTTATCCATTTCGGGTGCCAGCCAAGTTTGCCTTGATTATTCGCTCCCTCGTCACCCAAGAAGGGATTGCCCTTTGCTTAAACCCTGAGTTTCGGATTGTGGATGTTAGCTATCCCTATGTGGCGCGACGCTTGCTGCAAGGTGAATCGCCCCAACTGCGGCGGCGATTATTGGATGTACTGTTCAAAGACGGTCGTCTGCAATGGCAGCGGCTTGAAAACTTGATTACGATCGCCCGTCAAGATGGTCATTTTAACCTTGCACCTACAGCCACCCTTGGCCTACAGTATCTCTTTTCAGACGAGGGGCAGTATTTACGGCGCCAAATTGTGCTAGCGTTAACCGAAGATGACCGACTCCACACCGAAGAGGTGCAACGGCTCTGGAACTTGGTGAAATCTGACCTGCGGCCACTCTTTTTCATTGATGTGGCGTGGGAAGCCCTCAAAGCTTCAGTGTCCCAAGCGCTTCCTAAAGAAGAGGAGTCCTTAGTGGTTGCCCGCTAG
- a CDS encoding ChuX/HutX family heme-like substrate-binding protein has product MSTDLQHPQHSFQQFLKDCSRLGLLRLVVTNDTAVLEVRSPLEKVFYAELPKGRYANMHSDDFEFHLNMDQVATIRFEEGQAKRGNFTTYAIRFLDGNDKSVLSAFLQWGNPGEYANGQVEAWYALQEQYGRQWHPIVEAV; this is encoded by the coding sequence ATGTCCACAGATTTGCAGCATCCCCAACACTCCTTTCAGCAATTTCTCAAAGACTGTAGCCGTTTAGGACTGCTACGCCTTGTTGTTACGAACGATACAGCAGTTCTTGAGGTGCGATCGCCCCTTGAAAAGGTGTTCTACGCTGAGCTACCCAAAGGTCGGTATGCCAATATGCACAGCGATGACTTTGAGTTTCATCTCAATATGGATCAGGTTGCCACCATTCGCTTTGAGGAAGGCCAAGCTAAGCGGGGGAACTTTACCACCTACGCGATTCGCTTTCTTGATGGCAATGACAAATCGGTGCTGAGTGCCTTTTTGCAGTGGGGCAACCCCGGGGAATACGCCAACGGCCAAGTGGAGGCTTGGTACGCCCTGCAAGAGCAGTACGGTCGCCAATGGCATCCCATTGTGGAGGCTGTATGA
- the thyD gene encoding thylakoid membrane protein ThyD has translation MRVVVTGATGFVGRQVVRALVERGDQVVALVRRVSKTFATTPQVTVVPYTPKAQGDWYQVLEGADAVIHLAGEPLANGRWTPSRKQEIYDSRVIGTQQLVQAIAAAQARPKVLVSTSAVGYYGTSETETFIETNTAGTDFLAHVCQDWEAAARAVIPLGVRLVILRFGIVLGDQGALAKLLPMFKLYLGGPLGSGQQWFSWIHQQDLVRLILTALDQDTLQGVYNATAPEPLTMAEFCRILGEVLQRPSWLPVPAIALQLLLGEAAEVVLKGQRVLPERTLASGFEFEYPSAKAALTDLLNNTAVRSCGGTLVDGEQRRWYSPD, from the coding sequence ATGAGAGTTGTTGTCACCGGTGCAACGGGCTTTGTTGGGCGGCAGGTAGTACGGGCACTTGTGGAGCGCGGCGATCAGGTGGTGGCCTTAGTCCGCAGGGTATCCAAGACGTTTGCCACTACCCCGCAGGTTACCGTGGTGCCCTACACCCCTAAAGCCCAGGGAGACTGGTATCAGGTGCTTGAGGGTGCGGATGCAGTGATTCATCTGGCGGGGGAACCCCTAGCCAATGGCCGCTGGACTCCCAGCCGCAAGCAAGAAATTTACGATAGTCGTGTTATTGGTACCCAGCAACTGGTGCAGGCGATCGCCGCAGCTCAGGCGCGTCCTAAAGTCCTGGTTTCCACCTCGGCGGTTGGCTACTATGGCACGAGTGAAACGGAAACCTTTATTGAAACAAACACTGCTGGCACAGATTTCCTCGCCCATGTTTGCCAAGACTGGGAAGCCGCTGCCCGCGCCGTCATTCCCCTTGGCGTACGGCTGGTAATTCTGCGGTTTGGGATTGTCCTAGGAGATCAAGGGGCACTGGCCAAACTTCTCCCGATGTTTAAGCTCTATCTGGGAGGGCCTTTAGGCTCAGGGCAACAGTGGTTTTCATGGATTCATCAGCAGGATTTAGTCCGGCTTATTCTGACCGCCCTCGATCAAGACACCCTGCAGGGAGTGTACAATGCCACTGCTCCGGAACCGCTGACCATGGCGGAATTCTGCCGCATCTTAGGAGAGGTACTGCAGCGTCCCTCTTGGTTGCCCGTGCCTGCCATTGCTCTGCAACTGTTACTGGGGGAAGCCGCAGAAGTTGTGCTGAAGGGGCAGCGAGTGTTGCCGGAGCGCACCTTAGCCAGTGGATTTGAGTTTGAGTACCCGAGTGCAAAAGCA